One genomic window of Legionella jordanis includes the following:
- a CDS encoding flavohemoglobin expression-modulating QEGLA motif protein: protein MANESDELLVIQELSARLVEAQRSIRILDSIKWDDSIKKDFFANKGQKLPKIDRDYYLAKPLPFDATEKQDEFRLILRDAQNHLGQYSPVTRLIKRQCEEYARAVQMLDARGTPTFCELAMELYGSPHDAFYSGGPRLSELGTLLFDVLTALDVQLKSEADVKKFSPKEAQDLLQERLSQFFTQHPGKVTVQVSDDMIADAAAGADTIKLSQQAMFSERDLKYLEVHEGWVHVGTTLNGATQPYCFFLSKGSPSSSVIQEGLAVITEVVTFSSYPGRVRKITNRVIALDKVREGANFIDIYRYFQECGLNEEDSYNHTVRVFRGSTPEGGPFTKDLSYAKGFLLIYNYMRFAISQRKIESIPLLFTGKLVLDDLPLLAELKERELLIPPVYLPPPFKDLAALSAWMSFSLFLNKFSLSEIQKNFRFLLI, encoded by the coding sequence ATGGCCAATGAATCAGACGAATTGTTAGTTATCCAGGAGCTTTCGGCTCGTTTAGTAGAAGCGCAACGCAGCATTCGTATTCTGGATAGCATCAAATGGGATGATTCAATCAAAAAGGACTTTTTCGCCAATAAGGGTCAAAAATTACCGAAGATTGATCGTGATTACTATCTTGCAAAACCTCTACCTTTTGATGCAACAGAAAAGCAGGATGAATTTCGTTTAATTTTGAGAGATGCTCAAAACCATTTAGGGCAATATTCGCCAGTGACGCGATTGATTAAAAGGCAATGTGAGGAATATGCAAGAGCAGTACAAATGCTGGATGCCCGAGGCACACCGACTTTTTGCGAGCTGGCCATGGAATTGTACGGCAGTCCTCATGACGCGTTCTATTCGGGTGGTCCTCGTTTGTCTGAACTGGGAACGCTGTTGTTTGATGTGTTAACTGCTCTGGATGTCCAACTCAAATCAGAGGCCGATGTAAAAAAATTCAGCCCTAAAGAAGCGCAGGATTTGTTGCAAGAACGGCTTAGTCAATTTTTCACCCAACACCCTGGCAAAGTTACCGTTCAAGTCAGTGATGACATGATTGCTGATGCAGCTGCTGGAGCGGACACCATCAAGCTGAGTCAACAAGCCATGTTTAGTGAACGGGATTTGAAATATCTTGAAGTGCATGAAGGCTGGGTTCATGTGGGTACAACATTAAATGGCGCAACACAGCCTTATTGCTTCTTTCTGTCAAAAGGCTCACCTTCAAGCAGCGTCATTCAAGAGGGTCTTGCGGTAATTACTGAAGTGGTGACCTTTTCGTCATATCCCGGTCGGGTGAGAAAAATTACCAACCGTGTTATCGCTTTGGATAAAGTTCGCGAAGGAGCTAATTTTATAGATATTTACCGCTATTTTCAGGAGTGCGGGCTAAATGAGGAAGACAGTTATAATCATACGGTGCGCGTATTTCGTGGCAGCACACCTGAAGGCGGGCCATTTACAAAAGATTTGTCTTACGCCAAGGGCTTTCTGCTGATTTACAATTACATGCGGTTTGCCATCAGTCAACGCAAGATTGAATCCATTCCTCTCTTATTTACAGGCAAGCTGGTTTTGGATGATTTGCCACTCCTGGCAGAATTGAAGGAGCGAGAGCTTCTTATTCCACCGGTATATTTGCCACCACCATTTAAAGATCTGGCGGCTTTAAGTGCCTGGATGAGCTTCTCACTGTTTTTAAACAAATTTAGTCTTTCAGAGATCCAGAAGAATTTTCGTTTTTTATTAATCTGA
- the motA gene encoding flagellar motor stator protein MotA — protein MLILIGYCIILGCVFGGFALAGGHLAAVFQPIELLIIAGAAIGSLIVGNDLSVLKAIAKAIPGLFLNKRGTSKTLYKDLLGLLYALLNKGRQEGFMSLENDIEDPENSPIFKEYPQILAKPHIIEFLCDYLRLMITSNMQPFQLELLMDSEIETYHQEESIPVNAITRLADGMPAFGIVAAVLGVVHSMESINLPPAELGVLVAQALVGTFLGILLGYGFIGPLATALEQKGNDFLLILNCIKVTLIASAHNYPPIIATEFGRKVLFSTARPSFNELNENIKVPKQEAA, from the coding sequence ATGCTCATTTTGATTGGATATTGCATCATTTTAGGCTGTGTTTTTGGAGGCTTTGCCTTGGCTGGCGGTCATTTGGCAGCCGTTTTTCAACCCATTGAATTACTCATCATTGCCGGCGCGGCCATAGGTTCTTTAATCGTCGGCAATGATTTATCCGTATTAAAAGCCATCGCCAAAGCTATACCTGGTTTATTTTTAAATAAAAGGGGGACTTCCAAAACCCTATATAAGGATCTGTTAGGATTGCTCTATGCTTTACTGAACAAAGGTCGTCAAGAAGGGTTTATGTCTCTTGAAAATGACATTGAAGATCCCGAAAACAGCCCGATTTTTAAAGAGTATCCACAAATCTTGGCCAAACCCCATATCATTGAATTTTTATGTGATTATCTTCGCTTGATGATTACTTCTAACATGCAGCCTTTCCAATTGGAGTTGCTAATGGATAGTGAGATAGAAACCTATCATCAAGAAGAATCGATTCCGGTAAATGCCATAACCCGATTGGCGGATGGCATGCCGGCTTTCGGTATTGTGGCCGCCGTTCTTGGCGTGGTTCACTCCATGGAATCCATTAACCTTCCTCCAGCAGAACTTGGGGTTCTTGTTGCCCAAGCTTTGGTTGGAACTTTTCTCGGGATTTTATTAGGCTATGGTTTTATTGGTCCTTTAGCAACCGCCTTAGAACAAAAAGGAAATGATTTTTTATTGATTCTTAACTGCATCAAAGTCACGCTTATAGCCAGCGCACACAACTATCCTCCCATTATTGCCACGGAATTTGGACGAAAAGTTCTATTTTCGACAGCAAGACCGTCTTTTAACGAGCTCAACGAGAATATAAAAGTTCCCAAACAAGAAGCAGCTTGA
- a CDS encoding glutathione S-transferase family protein, whose protein sequence is MGLLIDGRWHDQWYDTKKTEGKFKREPSQFHNEIQNQPNARFPPEKGRYHLYVSLACPWAHRTLIFRKLKKLEHHIDISIVHPHMLEHGWEFKTGMGATGDNLYGLNYLYEIYTKADKEYTGRVTVPVLWDKKEKTIVSNESAEIIRQFNHAFDHLTGDKQDFYPEELRAEIDAVNETIYNNVNNGVYKCGFATTQEAYEQAYYELFAVLDELESHLEQHNYLVGGRLTEADWRLFTTLIRFDAVYYGHFKANQQRIADYQALQNYLKSLYHHPGIRETVNFLHIKQHYYFSHKNINPTQIVPVGPKLDFDER, encoded by the coding sequence ATGGGATTATTAATCGACGGGCGTTGGCATGATCAATGGTATGATACAAAAAAGACTGAGGGGAAATTCAAACGCGAACCCAGCCAATTTCACAATGAAATTCAAAATCAACCCAATGCCCGTTTTCCGCCAGAAAAAGGACGCTATCATTTATACGTTTCCCTGGCCTGTCCTTGGGCTCACCGCACCTTAATTTTCCGAAAACTCAAAAAACTCGAACATCATATCGACATCTCCATCGTGCACCCACATATGCTTGAACACGGTTGGGAATTTAAAACGGGTATGGGGGCGACGGGGGATAATTTGTATGGCTTGAATTATCTTTATGAGATATATACCAAGGCGGATAAAGAATACACCGGGCGGGTAACGGTTCCTGTGCTTTGGGATAAAAAAGAAAAAACCATCGTTAGTAATGAATCGGCAGAAATTATCCGTCAGTTTAACCATGCCTTTGATCATTTAACCGGCGATAAACAGGATTTTTATCCCGAAGAGCTGAGGGCGGAAATCGATGCCGTCAACGAAACAATCTATAACAACGTCAATAATGGGGTGTATAAATGCGGATTTGCAACCACCCAGGAAGCTTATGAGCAAGCTTATTACGAATTATTTGCGGTTCTTGATGAGTTAGAAAGCCATTTGGAACAGCATAATTATTTGGTGGGAGGGCGCCTGACTGAAGCAGATTGGCGTTTGTTTACCACCTTGATTCGTTTTGATGCGGTTTATTACGGACACTTTAAAGCAAATCAACAAAGAATTGCTGATTATCAGGCTTTGCAAAACTATCTAAAAAGCCTTTATCATCATCCCGGTATACGGGAAACGGTAAATTTTCTGCACATCAAACAACATTATTATTTTAGTCATAAAAACATCAATCCCACCCAGATAGTCCCGGTTGGGCCAAAACTCGATTTTGATGAACGTTAA
- a CDS encoding bestrophin family protein has protein sequence MKLRSYNLLTWIPHLFLFYKEKVFRKLLPITGIIVLYAITIAYFFENTHDYHLGQFHLIFSFILTVIISFRVNSSYSRWWEGRILWGTITNNCRNLGQKFDIFIGLKQQTQFYQLLSKFPLILTAHLRKNTAQIEKELTSLCIPDSESQHPILLITKRMYAIINELRQSKRLQFEQYLALDAHIVNLIDAVGGCERIANTPIPPAFSYFVKQALLFYVLLFPFGWSDTFGYLVIPVMVMIVYIWLGLEILSEELEEPFGKGENNLPLVTISKNIVRNVEQISEPL, from the coding sequence ATGAAACTTAGATCCTACAATCTCCTAACCTGGATTCCCCACCTTTTCTTATTTTATAAGGAAAAAGTGTTTCGAAAGCTATTGCCCATTACCGGGATTATTGTTCTCTACGCCATTACCATTGCTTATTTTTTTGAGAACACCCATGACTATCATTTAGGCCAATTTCATTTAATATTCAGTTTCATTTTAACGGTTATCATTAGTTTTAGAGTAAATAGCAGTTATTCACGGTGGTGGGAAGGACGCATTCTTTGGGGTACAATTACCAATAATTGCCGCAACCTTGGGCAAAAGTTTGATATTTTTATTGGATTAAAACAACAAACACAATTCTATCAACTTTTAAGTAAATTCCCTTTAATACTTACGGCTCATTTACGCAAAAATACCGCTCAAATAGAAAAAGAATTAACTTCCCTTTGCATCCCTGACTCTGAGTCGCAACATCCAATCCTGCTCATAACAAAACGCATGTACGCCATCATTAACGAACTACGTCAAAGTAAACGTTTGCAATTTGAGCAATACTTGGCCTTAGATGCTCACATTGTAAATCTTATCGATGCCGTGGGGGGTTGTGAAAGAATTGCCAACACCCCTATCCCGCCGGCATTTTCCTATTTTGTTAAGCAAGCATTATTATTTTACGTTCTGCTGTTTCCTTTTGGTTGGTCTGATACCTTTGGCTATTTAGTCATCCCGGTGATGGTCATGATAGTCTATATTTGGCTGGGTTTGGAAATTTTGTCTGAAGAATTGGAAGAACCCTTTGGCAAGGGAGAAAATAACTTACCCTTGGTAACGATTAGCAAAAACATTGTCCGTAATGTTGAACAGATTTCAGAACCACTATGA
- a CDS encoding ATP-dependent DNA helicase translates to MAEIISQTGEAIVQCERVLSDHGRLATAIPGFSARPQQITLATAIARAIAEQSTLIAEAGTGTGKTYAYLIPCLLSGRKALISTATKTLQDQLFQKDLPTLIKALGLSVLVENLKGRANYICRYRTELFAQEGRFNHPQAVHDLLYVREKLPQLHKGERGELPEISEESPVWPYVTSTTDNCLGNECEYYESCFLVKARKKALDADIVVINHHLFFADSRLKEEGFGELLPDNDVIIFDEAHQLADIAVHFHGERVGTRQIRDLIDDLLKEWPILDLANQPLKEFSLKADRLFDQLLIAIGSQEERISWEVIARNQAFNQAWHSLLELVDSFIECLQAHDFEASSGLLRCKKRFEELKQRLSHFQTVDKLQIRWIERFKHSLVFQSTPFEVADSFSNLLSQRQSAYVFTSATLTMASSFDCFMKPLGISKAETLILASPFDYEKQALLYLPRGIPDPKDKQYYDLLLEKALTVIHAFGGRCFFLFTSHKALKLVAQRLTTNLHYPLLIQGEEAKPILLARFRQLGNAVLLGTSTFWEGVDVKGEALSCVIIDKLPFDSPADPVNRGKMAYYKSQGLSGFDELTLPNAVLSLKQGVGRLIRDVTDRGVLMIADPRLTGREYGRHIFASLPALRKTRDEQTVLTFINQLTSNHESSSH, encoded by the coding sequence GTGGCCGAAATAATTAGTCAGACTGGTGAGGCCATTGTCCAATGTGAGCGTGTCTTAAGCGATCATGGGAGATTGGCCACGGCTATTCCGGGTTTCAGTGCCCGACCCCAGCAAATTACCCTGGCAACAGCGATTGCAAGAGCAATTGCTGAACAAAGTACCTTGATTGCTGAGGCAGGGACTGGAACAGGCAAAACCTATGCTTATTTAATTCCCTGTCTCTTAAGTGGGCGAAAGGCTCTTATTTCAACCGCCACTAAAACTTTGCAGGATCAGCTTTTCCAAAAAGATTTACCCACCTTAATCAAAGCCCTGGGGCTTTCAGTCCTTGTCGAAAATCTTAAAGGGCGGGCGAATTATATTTGCCGCTATCGAACCGAACTCTTTGCACAAGAGGGCAGATTTAATCACCCACAGGCAGTGCACGATTTACTGTATGTAAGAGAAAAATTGCCGCAATTGCACAAAGGAGAACGAGGCGAATTACCAGAAATCAGTGAGGAATCACCCGTATGGCCTTATGTCACCTCAACCACTGATAATTGTCTGGGAAATGAATGTGAGTATTATGAGTCCTGCTTCCTGGTCAAGGCAAGAAAGAAAGCTTTGGACGCAGACATTGTTGTCATCAACCACCATCTATTTTTTGCTGACTCCCGTTTAAAAGAAGAAGGTTTTGGAGAGTTGTTGCCTGACAATGATGTGATTATTTTCGATGAGGCGCATCAATTAGCCGACATTGCCGTTCATTTTCATGGAGAACGAGTCGGAACACGGCAAATCCGTGATTTGATCGACGATTTATTAAAGGAATGGCCGATTCTCGATCTAGCGAATCAACCCCTGAAGGAATTCAGCCTAAAGGCGGATCGGCTTTTTGACCAACTGTTAATTGCAATTGGCAGTCAAGAAGAACGCATCTCCTGGGAGGTGATTGCACGCAATCAAGCCTTTAACCAGGCTTGGCATTCTTTGCTGGAATTGGTTGATTCCTTTATTGAATGCCTGCAAGCACATGATTTTGAAGCCAGCAGTGGATTGCTTCGTTGCAAAAAACGCTTTGAGGAATTAAAACAGCGTTTATCCCATTTTCAAACTGTGGACAAGCTACAAATTCGCTGGATAGAGCGCTTTAAGCATAGCCTGGTGTTTCAATCCACTCCTTTTGAAGTGGCTGATTCTTTCAGCAATTTACTTTCGCAAAGACAAAGCGCCTATGTGTTTACTTCTGCGACCCTCACCATGGCTTCTTCATTCGATTGTTTTATGAAACCCTTGGGAATAAGCAAAGCTGAAACGTTAATTTTGGCCAGCCCTTTTGATTATGAGAAACAAGCTTTGCTGTATTTACCACGAGGAATTCCCGATCCAAAGGATAAACAATATTACGATTTGCTGTTGGAAAAAGCTTTAACGGTTATTCATGCATTCGGCGGCCGGTGCTTTTTTCTGTTTACCAGCCACAAAGCATTAAAATTGGTTGCTCAAAGGCTAACCACTAATTTACACTACCCACTTCTGATTCAGGGAGAAGAAGCCAAGCCTATATTATTGGCGCGCTTTCGTCAGTTAGGTAATGCGGTACTGCTTGGAACCTCTACGTTTTGGGAGGGGGTGGATGTAAAAGGAGAGGCGTTATCCTGCGTTATCATCGATAAGCTCCCTTTTGATAGTCCGGCTGATCCGGTGAATCGCGGCAAGATGGCTTATTATAAATCACAAGGCTTGTCCGGTTTTGATGAGTTGACGCTGCCAAATGCTGTGTTGTCTTTAAAACAAGGCGTAGGCCGTCTGATACGCGATGTGACAGATCGAGGGGTTTTAATGATTGCAGATCCACGCTTGACCGGAAGAGAATATGGACGTCATATCTTTGCCAGTTTACCCGCATTGCGAAAAACTCGTGATGAACAAACGGTACTTACATTTATTAATCAACTAACATCAAACCATGAATCTTCTAGCCATTGA
- the fdxA gene encoding ferredoxin FdxA, producing the protein MTFVVTENCIKCKYTDCVEVCPVDCFYEGPNFLVIHPDECIDCALCEPECPVEAIVSEDDLTEEQKQFQALNAELAKAWPNITSKKEAPEDAKSWEGVDDKLQYLEKEWPK; encoded by the coding sequence ATGACTTTCGTCGTTACTGAAAATTGCATTAAATGCAAATATACGGACTGCGTTGAAGTGTGTCCTGTGGATTGTTTTTACGAAGGCCCCAATTTTTTGGTTATTCATCCGGATGAATGCATTGATTGTGCATTGTGTGAACCGGAATGCCCTGTTGAAGCCATCGTTTCAGAAGATGATTTGACTGAAGAGCAGAAACAATTTCAGGCTCTCAATGCCGAGCTGGCTAAAGCCTGGCCTAATATCACTTCCAAGAAAGAAGCCCCGGAAGATGCGAAATCCTGGGAAGGCGTTGACGATAAGCTGCAATACCTCGAAAAAGAGTGGCCGAAATAA
- a CDS encoding 3-hydroxybutyrate dehydrogenase encodes MQLNDKVAIVTGAASGIGREIAIVYARAGAKVAIADLNYDQAQKVVDEIGEDKAMAVAMNVTDEEQVNRGVEAVVNHFGKVDVLVSNAGIQIIEAVDKLPFSDWKKMLAIHLDGAFLTTKACLKHMYSAGNGGSIIYMGSVHSKEASLLKAPYVTAKHGLIGLCKVVAKEGAAHGVRANVICPGFVRTPLVDKQIPEQAKELNISEEDVIKKVMLKETVDGEFTTTDDVAQTALFFAAFPTNALTGQSLIVSHGWFME; translated from the coding sequence ATGCAATTAAATGACAAAGTTGCCATCGTTACAGGTGCTGCTAGCGGAATCGGTAGAGAAATTGCCATAGTTTACGCACGAGCTGGAGCCAAAGTTGCCATTGCTGACCTAAATTATGATCAAGCCCAAAAGGTAGTCGATGAAATTGGTGAGGATAAGGCCATGGCCGTAGCCATGAACGTAACGGATGAAGAGCAAGTCAATCGTGGCGTAGAAGCAGTGGTCAACCACTTTGGCAAAGTTGATGTACTCGTTAGCAATGCCGGCATACAAATCATCGAAGCAGTGGACAAACTTCCTTTTTCTGATTGGAAGAAAATGTTAGCCATTCATTTGGATGGTGCATTTTTAACAACCAAAGCCTGTTTAAAACACATGTACTCTGCTGGCAATGGCGGCAGTATCATTTATATGGGTTCCGTGCATTCCAAAGAAGCTTCCCTGTTAAAAGCCCCCTACGTGACTGCAAAACATGGGCTTATTGGTCTATGCAAGGTTGTTGCCAAAGAAGGAGCGGCACACGGGGTTCGCGCTAACGTCATTTGCCCAGGCTTTGTCCGTACTCCCTTGGTGGATAAGCAAATCCCAGAACAAGCTAAAGAATTGAATATTAGCGAAGAGGATGTAATTAAAAAAGTTATGCTTAAGGAAACCGTCGATGGTGAATTTACAACCACGGATGACGTCGCGCAAACCGCTTTATTTTTTGCAGCATTCCCTACTAATGCGCTGACAGGTCAATCGTTAATTGTTAGCCATGGTTGGTTTATGGAATAG
- a CDS encoding acetoacetate decarboxylase, protein MKESQIREQAFAMPFCSPSYPRGPYRFINREYLIITYETDLDLLREVVPAPLEVTEPLVKFEVIRMPDSTGFGDYTESGQVIPVRYKGKEGGYTHAMYLDDQPPISGGREIWGFPKKLASPTLGVHKETLVGTLDYGNTRIATATMGYKYTSLDNHKIAEALGAPTYLLKIIPHVDGSVRICELVEYNLEDITIKGAWTGPAQLELCHHALAPVAKLPVKRVINGVHFVSDLTLPYGRVVHDYLK, encoded by the coding sequence ATGAAGGAGTCTCAAATTCGAGAGCAGGCTTTTGCCATGCCTTTCTGTAGCCCGTCCTATCCGCGTGGCCCCTATCGCTTTATCAACCGCGAATACTTAATCATTACCTATGAAACCGACCTCGATCTCTTGCGGGAAGTTGTCCCAGCCCCTTTGGAAGTAACCGAGCCACTGGTAAAATTTGAAGTCATTCGCATGCCAGACTCTACCGGGTTTGGTGATTATACGGAATCAGGCCAGGTTATTCCTGTTCGCTATAAAGGAAAGGAAGGTGGCTACACCCATGCGATGTATTTGGATGATCAACCGCCAATTTCCGGGGGTCGAGAAATCTGGGGATTTCCAAAAAAATTGGCTTCGCCAACACTTGGCGTGCATAAAGAAACATTGGTGGGCACTCTCGATTACGGGAATACCCGCATTGCTACTGCCACCATGGGGTACAAATACACGAGTCTTGATAATCACAAAATTGCTGAAGCTTTGGGTGCGCCTACTTATCTCCTTAAGATTATTCCGCATGTGGACGGCAGCGTTCGAATTTGTGAGTTAGTCGAATACAACCTTGAAGACATTACCATCAAAGGGGCTTGGACAGGGCCTGCTCAGTTGGAGCTTTGCCATCACGCCTTAGCTCCTGTTGCCAAGCTGCCGGTCAAACGAGTCATTAATGGGGTTCATTTTGTCTCAGATTTAACTTTGCCTTACGGACGGGTCGTACACGATTATTTAAAATAA
- a CDS encoding glycine zipper domain-containing protein, giving the protein MKKLIFSMCFLGLSTAGLISCTPTQVGTTTGAAAGAGLGYAVSGGRPAGALIGAGAGALIGNQIGQQQERRDWRYYRNGYYRTGYYGPGYSPYYYY; this is encoded by the coding sequence ATGAAAAAACTCATTTTTTCAATGTGTTTTTTAGGATTATCAACCGCCGGTTTAATTTCTTGTACCCCAACTCAGGTTGGTACAACTACTGGTGCCGCAGCAGGAGCAGGTCTTGGTTATGCAGTAAGTGGTGGTCGTCCTGCAGGAGCTTTGATCGGTGCTGGTGCTGGTGCTTTAATCGGTAACCAAATCGGTCAACAACAAGAAAGAAGGGATTGGAGATATTACAGAAATGGATATTACAGAACTGGATATTATGGACCTGGATATTCTCCTTATTACTATTATTAA
- the dapA gene encoding 4-hydroxy-tetrahydrodipicolinate synthase codes for MFRGSIVALVTPMTDDEVDVKALRELVEFHISAGTHGIVAAGTTGESGTLSHDEKLLVIKTVIQQARERIPVIAGTAANATKDCVRLTQEAMGCGAHAALIMTPAYIKPTQEGLYQHYSQIANSVPIPIILYNVPSRTACDLLPETVARLGKISNIVGIKEATGQMTRLQQILRLCEGMDVYSGDDATAAQWMLAGAKGVISVTTNVAARQMAKMADAALDDDHAGCVRLNEQLSKLHELLFVEANPIPVKWALSKMGLIKDELRLPLTSLSAQYHSALEQVLRDLQLV; via the coding sequence ATGTTTCGGGGAAGTATCGTGGCGTTAGTCACGCCGATGACGGATGATGAGGTTGATGTCAAGGCTCTGCGCGAGTTGGTTGAGTTCCATATTTCAGCCGGCACCCATGGAATTGTGGCTGCGGGAACAACTGGCGAATCTGGAACATTGTCGCATGACGAGAAGCTTCTTGTAATCAAAACGGTCATTCAGCAAGCGAGGGAAAGAATTCCGGTGATTGCTGGAACTGCTGCCAATGCCACTAAAGACTGCGTGCGCTTAACTCAGGAAGCTATGGGTTGTGGTGCTCATGCTGCGCTAATTATGACTCCAGCTTACATCAAACCTACGCAAGAAGGTCTTTATCAACACTACAGCCAAATTGCCAATTCAGTGCCAATACCTATTATTTTGTACAATGTGCCCAGTCGAACAGCTTGTGATTTACTTCCTGAAACTGTGGCGAGGTTGGGTAAAATCTCCAACATCGTAGGCATTAAGGAAGCAACGGGACAAATGACTCGCTTGCAGCAAATATTACGTCTTTGTGAAGGAATGGACGTTTACAGTGGTGACGATGCTACTGCTGCGCAATGGATGCTTGCCGGAGCCAAGGGGGTAATATCTGTAACGACTAATGTTGCCGCAAGGCAAATGGCTAAGATGGCTGATGCTGCCTTAGACGATGATCATGCGGGTTGTGTACGTTTGAATGAACAGCTTTCCAAACTCCATGAATTGTTATTCGTTGAAGCAAATCCAATTCCTGTAAAATGGGCATTAAGTAAAATGGGTTTAATCAAAGATGAATTGCGATTACCCTTAACTTCTTTATCAGCCCAATACCATAGTGCTTTAGAGCAAGTGTTACGCGACTTGCAGCTTGTTTAA
- the motB gene encoding flagellar motor protein MotB has product MPNKSSNQVVIKKVKKQQHKHHGGSWKIAYADFVTAMMAFFLLMWLLASLNKAQKDGLADYFKQPLKIALIGGDSMGARTKTIQGGGQDMKKKDGQVATGNQGQQNVEAKQLQQLKADIMTAIAKDPVLADLQKQLLIDEVSEGLRIQLIDNKNKPMFDIGSDEIDPNLLQILAKIATIINGVPNKISIQGHTDAHPYHNPEDLTQSNWELSTQRANTARRALIKFGMSEDKVVQITGYASTVLLDKKNPLNPGNRRITIIVMKKDAEAKLIQGN; this is encoded by the coding sequence ATGCCCAATAAATCAAGTAATCAAGTTGTAATAAAAAAAGTCAAAAAGCAACAGCATAAGCACCATGGGGGCTCTTGGAAAATAGCTTATGCGGATTTTGTTACCGCAATGATGGCTTTCTTTTTACTCATGTGGCTTTTAGCATCATTAAACAAAGCACAAAAAGATGGTCTGGCCGATTATTTTAAACAACCGCTAAAGATCGCACTGATTGGTGGAGACAGCATGGGGGCACGGACCAAAACAATCCAGGGTGGAGGTCAGGATATGAAAAAAAAGGATGGCCAAGTTGCGACCGGCAATCAAGGTCAGCAAAATGTGGAGGCCAAGCAATTACAGCAATTAAAAGCGGATATTATGACGGCCATAGCCAAAGATCCCGTTTTGGCTGATTTGCAAAAACAATTACTCATTGATGAAGTTTCCGAAGGTTTAAGAATTCAGTTAATTGATAATAAAAACAAACCCATGTTTGACATTGGTAGCGATGAAATTGACCCCAATCTTTTGCAAATTCTTGCAAAGATTGCCACCATTATAAATGGTGTACCTAACAAAATAAGCATTCAGGGACACACGGATGCCCATCCCTATCATAACCCCGAGGATCTAACGCAAAGCAATTGGGAACTCTCCACCCAAAGAGCAAATACTGCTCGTCGTGCACTCATTAAATTTGGCATGTCAGAAGATAAAGTCGTCCAAATTACTGGATATGCCTCAACGGTTTTACTCGACAAAAAAAATCCTCTTAATCCTGGCAACCGCCGCATCACCATCATTGTGATGAAAAAAGATGCTGAGGCCAAACTCATTCAGGGAAATTGA